The window GCCAGCAGAAGGCAAAAAGTCAGAAGATGATGGAATAGAAAAGGAAAATCTGGCCATCTTGGAGAAAATCCGTAAAAACCAGAGACAAGATCACCTAAATGTAAGATTGTCTCCGTGCTTTTGATTTGGTTCCTGACTGAGTCCTCTTGTTTGGGTCGTGTCTCTGATTCCTAAATGACATTGCAGGGCGCTGTTTCTGGTTCGGTCCAAGCCTCGGATCGCCTAATGAAGGAACTCAGGGAGATCTACAGGTCACAGAGTTACAAGACAGGTGACTGCAGAGATCCATGATTGTAGTTTTTACTGAATCAACATGTCATCAGCTGATTAAACTTCTGTTTTTGTCACTCATTCCTCAGGTATTTATTCAGTCGAACTAGTCAGTGACAGCCTTTATGATTGGCAcatcaagttaaagaagtaaGTCCTGTTTTCCACGTCTCTTAAATCTTCTGCTCGTGAGAAAGCTGTGATTTGTTGAATCGGCGTGTGCTTCGTTTCAGGGTAGATCCAGACAGTCCGTTACATAGCGACTTGCAGGTTTTAAAAGAAAAGGAAGGAGTGGACTTTATTCTGCTCAATTTCTCTTATAAAGTGAGTTAAAAGGAGAACATATGTGATTTTTACGGAAGAAAAGGTGTAAGGTTTTAATACTATAATGTGTCTTTTCTATCTGGCAGGATAATTTCCCCTTTGACCCACCTTTTGTGCGGGTTGTCTCACCTGTGCTGTCTGGAGGGTGAGTGTGTGGGAATCTTATTTCCTATCTGTTAGAAGCTAATTACTCTGTTATCCTACCTGTGACTTTTCCTGTTTGAGCTTGTTTTCTGCATTGTCAGGATTTTGtttaattaattttaaaaaatcaccaAGTCCAGTTAGCATTTGTGGAATAATGGTGACTTATCCATTTTCCCTTTGGTATTGATGGTGGTTTTGTTTGTGTCGTTTTTAGCTACGTCCTCGGAGGAGGAGCTTTGTGTATGGAACTTCTCACAAAACAGGCACGTGCACAAGTTAACACAAAATGCCTCTACTTCCTTTATCTCCCATTGCCAGTTTGGTTgggtttcatgtgtgtgtgtgtgggtgtgtgggtgtgggtgtgtgtgtgtgtgtgtgtgtgtgtgtgtgtgtgtgtgtgtgtgtgttttcagggcTGGAGCAGTGCCTATTCAATAGAATCTGTCATTATGCAGATAAATGCGACTCTGGTTAAAGGCAAAGCCAGAGTGCAGTTCGGAGCCAATAAGGTAACGTCAGACTTGTAAATGTGCCTCTAACAAAAGAAAATGTCTTCAAATGTTTTAATTTGTGTAAAAATACAACAATGTGTTTTCTTGTTGGGAGTTTTGCTAAAGTTTAGTAAGTGTCTGCTTTGTGGAGCTTCATCGCAAAAAGCTTTAGTTTAGGTAACGCATTTAATAATGTGACATTCCACTCGCCTAGAGCCAGCTTGGAATGTCACAGGGTCTTGTtctagtgagggaaagatggagcgtgatatcgacaggtggattggtgctgcgtctgcagtgatgcaggcgttgtaccggtctttcgtggtgaagagagagctgagtcggatggtgaagctctcgatttaccggtcaatctacgttcttaccctcacctatggttacgagctttgagtagtgaccgaaagaacgagatcgtagatacaagcggccgaaatgagttttctccgcagggtggctgggctctcccttagagaaagggttATAAGCTCTGTCATCCTAGTGGGGTTcgaagtagacctgctgctcctccacatcgagaggagccagttgaggtggctcgggaatctggtcagggcacgtccaactgggaacagacctaaaggaagacccaggacatgctgaaggGACAATGTCTCATGGGgggtgatcacaccggggccagactactaacatgtggctttacaaccactgcGTCCTCGGAAGCGAAAACACTTTCAAAAGGGAGgggggagtcctaactgttgctgcaggggtgttgtgtgagagtgcagttatatacaggatatccgcgggtccttaaaaagtcttaaattagcttttccaaatttaaggccttaaaaatccttaaaaatgacaaataatccttaaatacagtttccaaaggtcttaagttaccaaagacccaataaacaagattattttatttctataaagttttcgtgaatttctagttagttcagcattttttgtgtatgatgttggcgtaagcggaactgtacacattcggttggttgtgaaaggggcctATTTTTAGAGGAgcatgctagtgggagcttgcgccatggggaagtgcaacattaatggtaactggatggctaatcccacgttcacgacgtggttagcaccggttccatgcaatagctggaaattatagcttaaatttaatttaaaaaattagcttaaatttggtcaaagtggccataaaaaaggtcttaaaaagtcttaaatttggctcccttagacCTGCAGATATATATACTGGTTAatgtgggttcagttgctttcatgtggcctaatgtgagtttatttaaaatgttcatttgttGGTGTTGTTTTGGAAATGGAATTCATTGGaacgatcagcagcatttcttgatgtgactttatggcgtttgctcagggcatcatcacaaggagggcggcatccttttatttttttattattatcaaaattttttttttttggtattttttcagtcatttttggaaatggagattaattttgattaattcacagcctatgtttaattacatttaaaaattagtcgtTTGACATCccgaattataataaatgtctacagatgagatcaagcaagacagatgagaattgccctgaagctgtttaacttggaccaagcattttaggtcacagataggtgtagcttagggtctctgtctatacaccttatcctCCCTTGGTCATCTCCTTCCAAAGTATTCTGAAGGCTTCATTTCTGgtttttcattttttgaaaaatggGTTAGCAGAAAGAGGTGTTGTCTGGCAAACCGCATGGTACACATGGAAGGGGCTGGGTGGAATTGACACTTTCTTACTTGCTATGCTAAAACTTCATGTTGTGTCATAATAGGCTGACTTTATTCTTTATGATCTCCAGGGCAAAACAACAAACACTGAGCAGCTTATTATTGTCAAGCAAATCACGCACCCCTCAACAAGCAGCTGTCATCACAGATAGCATCTTGAATATGCTGGTGACTGACATAAGGCCTCTCTCAATGGTGGAGGATTATGGCTTTATCGCCATGGTCCATACCTTGAATCCTGGTTATACCCTCCCATCCAGGACCCATTTCACCAAACTCATGGAGAGAAAATATGTGGACACATGTCAAAAGATTAAGACTGTAATTAAATTAACAAGCAGCAAGCTTGCTCTTACAGCTGATGTCTGGACCAGCGTTGCCACTGAAGCGTACCTTGGAATTACATGCCACTACATCACAGAAGACTGGGAAATGCAGTCAATCTGCCTCACCACCAAACCACTGCAGGACAGACACACTGCATCCAACATTGCAGAGTGGTTAGAGGAGGCAGTAACCCGATTTGAAATTCCTCTCAACAAAATCATTGCTCTAATGCATGATAACGGTGCCAATGTTGTGGCTGCAGCAAACACCCTGGAGGAGAAACATGGGTGGTCCTCTTGTCAGTTGTACGGGCCATACCTTACAACTTGTGATCAACTCTGCTTTGAAGAATCAAGCGATCGATAAAGCTGTTAGGGCGGCAAGATGTCTGGTTGAACACTTTAAGAGAAGTGAGCTTGCCACCACAAAGCTTtaagaaaaacagaaacaaatggCCACACCTGAGCACAACCTAGTCCAAGATGTTAGCACACGGTGGAACAGCACATTGTATATGATCACCAGACTGCTTGAATAAAGGTGGCCCGTGACAGCAACACTGTCTGACAGCTCtgtcacacacaagcacaaaaagtATCTGGACCTGAAACCAGACCAGTGGAGCTTGCTTGAGGAGCTTTCGGAGGCTGTTAAGCCTTTTGAATGTGCCACTGTATGAGCGGGCAGACATACACCACTATATCTGCTATACCTCCACTGGTGAAGGGGCGGTTGAGGTCCACTCTGAGTGCAGATTTTCAGTCAGCTGCACTGCAGGCTTTCAAGCTTACAGCTGTGGAGCAGCTGCAAAAGCGATGGAAGATTGAAACATCTTTTTCAGACACTTTACCAAACACAGTGGTTCTTGCAGCAGCCCTTGACCCAAGGTTCAGGAGACTGAAGTTTCTGTCACCACAGGAAATCTTTGATGTCCAGGGCAAAATCCAAGCAATGGCATTTGGTGAGAGAAGGGAGGTGGATATTCAGCAGCAAAGCAGTAGCAGGACCACATCTACCAGTGATGTAGCTCCTAAATCAACATCAGGAACTCTTCTTGACTCACTCCTTGactctgatggtgatgaagacAGTCCAGGGCAAGTGGAAGCTAGTGATGATGAGAATGTCCAAGTGAGGAATGAGGTCCACAGTTACTTTGAAGAAATGAACCTTGCAAAAGAAGAAGGTCCATTGAAGTGGTGGAAAGAGAACCAAGACAAATATCCCATGTTGGCCAGGCTAGCAAGGTCCTACTTGTCCATCCCAGGAACCTCAACTCCATCTGAGCGTCTGTTTTCTGCTGCTGGCAATATCGCCTCAAAGAAGCGAGCAAGCCTGAGTCAGGAACATGTTGATATGCTTACATTTTTGCATTGCAATGCAACTTATCTGAAGctgtaagacaatttaggtgataatATGTTGTTTTCTGCtaatgaactgttttctaatagcattgtgtttaataaagtgaaggaaggagagaaaaaacgtttccctagcagtttaaaaaaatttccccatgtaatccgattaattgtgtcgagaccccatccgattaatcgattatccaaataatcgtttgttgcagccctaattaacagttttattatgtcTTGTATTCCAGAACCAGTACAATCTTGCCAGAGCACAACAGTCATACAAATCCCTGGTGCAGATCCATGAAAAGAACGGTAGGTTTCTGTTGTAACTGGAGTTTAGTTCTCTACTGATCCACCAACACTTGATGGTCTCCGTTCTTCCAGGCTGGTACACACCACCCAAAGAGGACGGATAAGGAACCTCCACCACTATGCACTGGgaacacattttttttttttttttggggttatCTTGTTCTCTTCAGAACATTTCCCCTCTCTGACTTACTGGGAATAAATCATCTTCCTCACAGAGACATCTCACCGGCTCATCTGACAAGTTTTCTTTTGCTTGGCTCCCCCACCCCTTCGGGTTTTAATCCGGAGGAGGACGCAGGGAAAATGCTTGTCCTGATTCTCTAAACTATTTGAGAAATAAAATTCTCATTTGTCCTTTATTTAACAAGAACGAAAAacaaaacttttgttttttttttcttccttttagaTGAGGGGGTGCTTTACTTTAGCTGCTTTGACAAACCCACGGTCAGTGTTTGGGAATTTTTAAAGGCTCGACACCGAAGCTCTTGAGAAGGCCCCTCGTTGCACCCGTTTTTAATCAACTgtgatttattttctttatttttcttttgaaAATTAACAGGTACATAAATGCATATAATGTTTCCGATGTATTGTTTGACTTTTTGTTATTTGAACGCCTTAGATAATAAAATTAAGCCAATTTCTTAAGTTGGAAGTTTTATCTTAAAACGTGAGATGCCACTCGGCATCTTTTAGCTCCTGCTTGTTTAGAACATGTTGAGAACATTTGGCCACTGAATCAAAAGGCTGCGGTCTTTGTGGACTGAAGATCAGCTGTTACAGAAAATCCCACCAGCTGGGAAATAGATCTGTTTTCACCAGAAGAAAAGTAAAATTTTAGAAGTTTTAATTTTGAAATTGAAGGTtgttgttttgcattatttttctgTTGATTTGGTTAAAAAGGTTGACTGTTTTGATTACTCTATCAGCAGAAGAGCTGGGATGGTCTGTACAGAGGAGGTAGCTCGATCTTTCTTCAGTCCAGCCATTTTTAACAAAAAGAAACCACCATATTTCTCCTGTGTACTGAGCCAAAAACTCTGTTACACCTCTGCAGCTTTGCAGGTTTTGTTATTAATTAAAGCAGCTCAGAAGGATCCTGTTGTTTCAGAAGCTTTTGTTTCTTGATTGTAACTAAATTATCAGGTGAACGTATCCGAACAGAGCAGAAGATGTGCAAAAAGAAGTTATGGTAGTCTCTTATGTTAGCAGATGCCGTCCATCTATGGGCATCATCAGGAGAAATCTGAACCTTTGCTCGTTTAAATAATGCAATATAATGTAGTACCCTGAGTGCTGCTGCCCCACCCCCACTCCACAGGACACAAACTGTACCTATTGATCTGATAGCTCTGTTGCAGTTTTAATTGCAAATGTTTGTGTAAATGGCGACTCAGGTAATCAACAGTATTAATCCATCTCTGCCAGGCTTATTCACCCAGAGATCCCGTGTCCTAAAAAGAAAATCTgttggtttattttttattttttttgtgatgCGAGTGATGAACGTAGGAGAGAAATGAAAAGTAGGATTTCAGAAGCATGGTGGCCTCCTCAGATCCATCTGGTATTTGTTTACTCCCAGTCTCAGCGTGCAGCTTTGTCCCATTTCCTGATGCAACGTTCCCAGAGAGGTGGTGTGTTTTCAGATCAGGAGAAATATTTATCTTTACACTGCTCTGTTTTCTGCTGTTACATGTCTTAGATGTGTTTGAGGGGGGAGGAGcatgtgtgacgtcatcagtaaGCCACGGCTGACAGGtgtctgcgtgcgtgtgtgtggttaaGACAGAAATCTGAACTAGGAAGCTTTTTTAATCTCAACATTCTTTGCTGCAGCGATGTCTGAAGGTACACCCCTGTGGTGGTTGGATTGTCTTGCTTCTCTTAACTGGACCACCGCGTGTTTAAAAGATTCAATCTTTAAGTTGGTTCTCAGCTTTTCTGGCACCGACAGATGATGGAGTCTTGCTTTCGGCTCACTGGTTTTtgatttaattttcattttacCATTTGAAGAAACTGAC is drawn from Nothobranchius furzeri strain GRZ-AD chromosome 4, NfurGRZ-RIMD1, whole genome shotgun sequence and contains these coding sequences:
- the LOC107395503 gene encoding ubiquitin-conjugating enzyme E2 Q2 isoform X2; translation: MSVSGLKAELKFLESIFDPNHERFRIIDWKPDELSCQFNVTREKLLIIHCNITESYPSTPPIWFVDSDDPSLAEVLERLEDVRKGSTLLLQQLKRLICDLCRLYNLPQHPDVEMLDQPLPAAPIIQERKHGPSDEVTSEEEEEEDMAEDIDLDQDLDHYDMKEEEPAEGKKSEDDGIEKENLAILEKIRKNQRQDHLNGAVSGSVQASDRLMKELREIYRSQSYKTGIYSVELVSDSLYDWHIKLKKVDPDSPLHSDLQVLKEKEGVDFILLNFSYKDNFPFDPPFVRVVSPVLSGGYVLGGGALCMELLTKQGWSSAYSIESVIMQINATLVKGKARVQFGANKNQYNLARAQQSYKSLVQIHEKNGWYTPPKEDG
- the LOC107395503 gene encoding ubiquitin-conjugating enzyme E2 Q2 isoform X1; protein product: MSVSGLKAELKFLESIFDPNHERFRIIDWKPDELSCQFNVTREKLLIIHCNITESYPSTPPIWFVDSDDPSLAEVLERLEDVRKGSTLLLQQLKRLICDLCRLYNLPQHPDVEMLDQPLPAAPIIQERKHGPSDEVTSEEEEEEDMAEQDIDLDQDLDHYDMKEEEPAEGKKSEDDGIEKENLAILEKIRKNQRQDHLNGAVSGSVQASDRLMKELREIYRSQSYKTGIYSVELVSDSLYDWHIKLKKVDPDSPLHSDLQVLKEKEGVDFILLNFSYKDNFPFDPPFVRVVSPVLSGGYVLGGGALCMELLTKQGWSSAYSIESVIMQINATLVKGKARVQFGANKNQYNLARAQQSYKSLVQIHEKNGWYTPPKEDG